In the genome of Thermoanaerobaculia bacterium, the window ACACGCCGGATGCGCTCCCCAGGCTGCCGGAAGTCTTCCAGAGCCACTCGAACCTGCCGCTGATCCTCGGCTCGGAATCGCCGCATCCGCTGTCGGATTTCGGCTGCACGTCGTGCCACGGCGGGCACGACCGATCGACCTCGTTCTTCCACACGGCGCACCAGCCCTCCTCGAAGGCCGAAGAGGCGACCTGGAAGAAGAAGTACGGCTGGGAGCTCGACGAATTCGTCGAGATGCCGATCTATCCGGTCAAGTACGCGCAGGCGGGTTGCTATCGCTGCCATGCGAAGGAGACGAACTTCCCGCTGGCTCCGCGCCTCGACGCCGGCATGCGCGTGATCGAGGGGCTCGGCTGCTGGGGCTGCCACCGGATCAAGGGCCTCGAAGCGCAGAACCTGCCGAAGGTCGGGCCCTCGCTCGAGAAGGTCGCCGCGAAGGTCTCGCCCGACTGGGCGATCCGCTGGATCTCGAATCCGACCGTGTTCCGCCCGAACACGAAGATGCCGCGATTCTTCTATCTCGACAATTTCGTGCACACGGAAGGGATCGACCCGAGGACGGGCCGATACCGCGCGCCGACCCGGGCCCAGGAGCGGGACGACGAGGCGGGGCGGCGCATGAACGACACGATGATCCGCGCGATCGCCTCCTACATCTTCGAGAAGAGCCAGAAGCCGGCCGTCCCGGCTCTCGGCCTCTCGGGCGACGCCGCGCACGGCAAATGGCTCTTCGAGAACCGGGGCTGCCAGGGATGCCACATCCTCGACCCCAACGCCCGCCGCGATCTCGTCGGCACCTACCGGCAGTTCGGGCCGAATCTCGCGGGAATCGGTTCGAAGACCTCGCCCGACTGGATCGCGATGTGGGTGAAGGATCCGAAGGCGTGGAATCCGGAAACGAAGATGCCCAACCTCCGCCTGACGGATCAGGAAGCCGCGGATCTCGCGGCATTCCTCTCGCAGCAGAAGGCGCCGCCGGCGTTCGATGCGGAGCCGATCCCGGGCGTCGACAAGACGTCGCTCGACAAGATCTCGATGTATTTCGAGACGACGACGAAGTCGATCGTCGACGCGCAGAAGGACCTCGCGGCGATGACGATGCCGCAGCAGCTCACCTACGCCGGCGAGAAGCTGATCGGCCACTACGGCTGCTACGCCTGCCACGCGATTCCCGGCTTCGAGGACGCCAAACCGATCGGCACCGAACTCTCCGAGTGGGGGAACAAGGCCGTCCACCGCCTCGACTTCGGCTTCGTCGACGTCGATCACACGCGGCAGGACTGGCTCCGGACGAAGCTCACGAACACGCGGATCTGGGACCAGGACAAGGTCCGCGGCTGGGAAGAGAAGCTCAAGATGCCGCTCTTCTCGTTCTCCGAGGAGGAGAAGACCGACGTCGTCACGGCCGTCCTCGGCTTCCAGAAGGACGACATGGCCGACGCCAAGCGCCGGCATCTCTCTCCGGACGAGGCGGCGATCGAGCGCGGCCGCCGCATCATCAAGGACCACAACTGCCAGGGCTGTCACGTCATCGAGGGAAAGGGCGGATCGATCCGGGAGACGATGGCCGACGTCTCGCTCGCTCCGCCGATCATCAAGGGGGAGGGCGCGAAGGTCCAGAGCGACTGGTTGTTCGAGTTCCTGAACCGGCCGCAGACCGGGCAGATCCGGCCGTGGCTGCAGGTCCACATGCCGACGTTCGGCTTCACGGACGCGCAGTTGAACGACCTGACGAAGTATTTCGCGGCGCTGTCGAAGGCGTCCTATCCCTTCATCCTGCCCGACACGACTCCCGATCCGATGTCGGTGGCGGCCGGCAAGAAGGTTTTCGAGATGTACCGCTGCGCGCAGTGCCACCCCCGGAGCCAGCAGGAGGCCGACAAGGTCGAGGACAAGTCCTCGCTCGCGCCGAACCTCCAGATGGCGCACACGCGTCTTCGCCACGACTGGATCAACGACTGGATCTCGCGGCCCGACGAGTGGATGCCCGGAACGCGCATGCCGACGAACTTCCCGAAGGACGACACGACCGGCCAGCGCTACGTCACGCTCGCGCTCGGGTGGGATTCGCCGCAGCTCGCGAAGGACCGCGCCGAGCTCGAGAAGATGATGGGCGGACCGCAGGCCGCGTCCGACTTCATCCACGACGTCGATCGCGTCACGAAGGCGCTGCGCGATTACGTGTG includes:
- a CDS encoding c-type cytochrome, whose translation is MPRKPPAEPIDHHYDIPKLTRVFALSGLIVLVTSVAMIWTDYASGWSFSKSWKGYQLRFLQWDRYKTQKDLAAAREKVSRDEYAAAQAELRQADSEEAENRRQIAELEKKIKDTDAVRYRDDQNYRFQKAVVDTARYELEVAEDSGSASRIRDRRKRFEDLAADLNGKQLKLQATTAQLDGYKAQLDALTAKAADADKKKKTLLVNFDLASKKLATLREDPVFKARNAPILDMVNPSLKVQQVILPDLFNDVNFMKIPRVDRCESCHIAADKKGYTPDALPRLPEVFQSHSNLPLILGSESPHPLSDFGCTSCHGGHDRSTSFFHTAHQPSSKAEEATWKKKYGWELDEFVEMPIYPVKYAQAGCYRCHAKETNFPLAPRLDAGMRVIEGLGCWGCHRIKGLEAQNLPKVGPSLEKVAAKVSPDWAIRWISNPTVFRPNTKMPRFFYLDNFVHTEGIDPRTGRYRAPTRAQERDDEAGRRMNDTMIRAIASYIFEKSQKPAVPALGLSGDAAHGKWLFENRGCQGCHILDPNARRDLVGTYRQFGPNLAGIGSKTSPDWIAMWVKDPKAWNPETKMPNLRLTDQEAADLAAFLSQQKAPPAFDAEPIPGVDKTSLDKISMYFETTTKSIVDAQKDLAAMTMPQQLTYAGEKLIGHYGCYACHAIPGFEDAKPIGTELSEWGNKAVHRLDFGFVDVDHTRQDWLRTKLTNTRIWDQDKVRGWEEKLKMPLFSFSEEEKTDVVTAVLGFQKDDMADAKRRHLSPDEAAIERGRRIIKDHNCQGCHVIEGKGGSIRETMADVSLAPPIIKGEGAKVQSDWLFEFLNRPQTGQIRPWLQVHMPTFGFTDAQLNDLTKYFAALSKASYPFILPDTTPDPMSVAAGKKVFEMYRCAQCHPRSQQEADKVEDKSSLAPNLQMAHTRLRHDWINDWISRPDEWMPGTRMPTNFPKDDTTGQRYVTLALGWDSPQLAKDRAELEKMMGGPQAASDFIHDVDRVTKALRDYVWSIGAGNAPAAQQASAAPAAGRPAGRGRSGGRRPVSPRSSRRRSCWRPAPPRERSRGARPPTPSSSSPRGSRRSGTAPVPLTRCIWKFATGSSFRGSRARRCIRRSFSSPSTPSSRTSRPTSAFRIFCSGASSCWRGTATRAPSTSRVS